The Bos indicus x Bos taurus breed Angus x Brahman F1 hybrid chromosome 11, Bos_hybrid_MaternalHap_v2.0, whole genome shotgun sequence genome includes a region encoding these proteins:
- the ATOH8 gene encoding protein atonal homolog 8, whose amino-acid sequence MKHIPVLQDGPWKTVCVKELNGLKKLKRKGKEPARRANGYKTFRLDLEAPEHGATATNGLRDRTQRLQPVPTPVPARVAPAVPSGGGADTAGERGGARAPEVLDPRKRGFALGAVGPGLPTPPPPPPPPAPQGQVPGGPETQPFREPGLRPRILLCAPPARPTPSAPPAPPEPSVRPAPPTRPGESSYSSISHVIYNNHPDSSASPRKRPGEATAASSEIKALQQTRRLLANARERTRVHTISAAFEALRKQVPCYSYGQKLSKLAILRIACNYILSLARLADLDYSADHSNLSFSECVQRCTRTLQAEGRAKKRKE is encoded by the exons ATGAAGCACATCCCGGTTCTCCAGGATGGGCCCTGGAAGACCGTGTGCGTGAAGGAGCTGAACGGCCTCAAGAAGCTCAAGAGGAAAGGCAAGGAGCCGGCGCGGCGCGCGAACGGCTATAAAACTTTCCGATTGGACTTGGAAGCGCCCGAGCACGGCGCCACCGCCACCAACGGGCTGCGGGACAGAACCCAGCGGCTGCAGCCAGTCCCGACCCCGGTGCCAGCCCGGGTGGCGCCGGCCGTTCCCTCAGGTGGGGGCGCGGACACGGCCGGGGAGCGCGGGGGCGCCCGGGCGCCGGAGGTCTTGGACCCGCGGAAACGCGGCTTCGCCCTGGGCGCAGTGGGGCCGGGACTCCCCAcgccgcctccgccgccgccgcctcctgcGCCCCAGGGCCAGGTACCTGGGGGTCCCGAGACACAGCCTTTCCGGGAGCCGGGCCTGCGTCCCCGCATCTTGCTGTGCGCACCGCCAGCACGCCCCACGCCGTCGGCGCCCCCGGCGCCCCCAGAGCCCTCGGTGCGCCCCGCGCCCCCCACGCGCCCTGGGGAAAGTTCTTACTCGTCAATTTCACACGTAATTTACAATAACCACCCGGATTCCTCCGCGTCGCCTAGGAAACGGCCGGGCGAAGCCACCGCCGCCTCCTCGGAGATCAAAGCCCTGCAGCAGACCCGGAGGCTCCTGGCGAACGCCAGGGAGCGGACGCGAGTGCACACCATCAGCGCAGCCTTCGAGGCGCTCAGGAAGCAG GTGCCGTGTTACTCATACGGGCAGAAGCTGTCCAAGCTGGCCATCCTGAGGATCGCCTGCAACTACATCCTGTCCCTGGCGCGGCTGGCCGACCTCGACTACAGCGCCGACCACAGCAACCTCAGCTTCTCCGAGTGCGTGCAGCGTTGCACCCGCACCCTGCAGGCCGAGGGCCGCGCCAAGAAGCGCAAG